In Rattus norvegicus strain BN/NHsdMcwi chromosome 1, GRCr8, whole genome shotgun sequence, a genomic segment contains:
- the Vom1r36 gene encoding vomeronasal 1 receptor 36, with the protein MEKVALQILVLCQVGPGTVANALLFIHNFSPIVTDSQMRPIQIIQTNLAIANVFIILLLFFTNNMTVGVLKRTLTDLSCKCGYFLYLVARSSNMCFTCALSTYQFVTLVSGNWGRVLLRGRATKVVSYSCYSCWLFSILNNAYIPMKISGSQKPNNGIDVKVKWVCSISDFSVGMNFLRFAHDIIFISIMLWTSVSMVLLLRKHHQRLQHIHTPIQDHRGYAEIRACHTILMVVVTFVSFYFLDCICTFFRISFVNTCLWLGHVKEVLAVSFPTIYPLILIFRGPKDHCSLFFTVQPLNHVTR; encoded by the coding sequence ATGGAGAAAGTGGCTCTTCAGATCCTTGTTCTTTGTCAGGTTGGGCCAGGGACAGTGGCCAATGCCCTTCTGTTTATCCATAATTTCTCTCCAATTGTGACTGACTCTCAGATGAGGCCCATTCAAATCATTCAAACAAACTTGGCCATAGCAAATGTCTTCATTATCCTCCTCTTATTCTTTACAAACAACATGACAGTTGGGGTTTTAAAAAGGACCCTAACTGACCTCAGTTGTAAATGTGGGTACTTCCTGTACTTGGTGGCTCGAAGTTCAAATATGTGCTTCACCTGTGCCCTGAGTACTTATCAGTTTGTCACTCTTGTTTCTGGTAACTGGGGTAGGGTCTTGCTTAGAGGAAGAGCAACCAAGGTTGTTAGCTATTCTTGTTATAGTTGTTGGTTGTTCAGCATCTTAAATAATGCTTACATTCCAATGAAAATCAGTGGTtcacaaaaaccaaacaatgGCATTGATGTTAAAGTTAAGTGGGTCTGCTCCATCTCTGATTTCAGTGTAGGCATGAACTTCTTGCGGTTTGCTCACGACATCATCTTCATCAGTATCATGCTCTGGACCAGTGTCTCCATGGTACTTCTCCTGAGAAAACACCACCAGAGACTGCAGCACATTCACACACCCATTCAGGACCACAGAGGATATGCTGAGATCAGAGCATGCCACACCATCCTCATGGTGGTGGTCACATTTGTAAGCTTTTATTTTCTAGACTGCATTTGTACCTTCTTTCGCATTTCTTTTGTGAACACTTGTCTCTGGTTAGGGCATGTCAAAGAAGTTTTAGCTGTAAGCTTCCCTACCATTTATCCCTTAATATTGATCTTTAGAGGTCCTAAGGATCAttgttctcttttcttcactGTGCAACCACTAAACCATGTGACTAGATGA
- the Vom1r37 gene encoding vomeronasal 1 receptor 37, protein MVSQNKTLKFTEEVALQILLLCQSGVGTVGNVILFLHNFVLVLTDSQLKPNHVILSNFAVANIFILFLLTFTNTMAVWAPRKPPKNLTCKLTYFFYMVARSTNMCSTCALSIYQFVTLVPGNLTRVMLREISPKVMKYSCYSCWLFSVLNNAYIPMNVSGPQKTNNDTDPTGKWVCSISGFSVGMSFLRFVQDTIFISTMVWTTVSMVIHLNRHHQRICYIHNPSKDHRGYAETRAANTILMLVVTFVTFYLLDCICTFFHISFVDTRFWLRHVKEILTVSFPTISPLILIFRNPRGPCPVPFVVELQSHVTGVASLEQE, encoded by the coding sequence AtggtgtctcaaaataaaaccctGAAATTCACAGAGGAAGTGGCTCTTCAGATCCTTTTGCTTTGCCAGTCTGGGGTTGGGACTGTGGGTAACGTCATTCTGTTTCTTCATAATTTTGTTCTAGTTTTGACTGACTCTCAACTGAAGCCCAATCATGTCATTCTATCAAACTTTGCTGTTgccaatatttttattctcttcctCTTGACGTTTACAAACACTATGGCAGTTTGGGCTCCAAGGAAGCCTCCAAAAAACCTCACATGTAAACTTACATACTTCTTTTACATGGTGGCTCGAAGCACAAACATGTGCTCCACCTGTGCCCTGAGCATTTACCAGTTTGTCACTCTTGTTCCTGGTAACTTGACTAGGGTCATGCTCAGAGAAATATCTCCCAAGGTCATGAAATATTCTTGTTACAGTTGCTGGTTGTTCAGTGTCTTAAATAATGCTTACATTCCAATGAATGTCAGTGGTCCACAGAAAACAAATAATGACACTGATCCTACGGGTAAGTGGGTCTGCTCCATCTCTGGTTTCAGTGTTGGCATGAGTTTCTTGCGGTTTGTCCAGGATACTATATTTATCAGCACCATGGTCTGGACCACTGTGTCCATGGTCATTCACTTAAACAGACACCACCAGAGAATATGTTACATACACAACCCCAGTAAGGACCACAGAGGTTATGCTGAGACCAGAGCAGCAAACACCATCCTGATGCTGGTGGTCACATTTGTGACCTTTTATCTTCTAGATTGTATTTGTActttttttcacatttcttttgTGGACACTCGTTTCTGGTTGAGGCATGTCAAAGAAATTCTGACTGTTAGCTTCCCCACCATTTCTCCCTTAATATTGATCTTTAGGAATCCTAGGGGTCCTTGCCCTGTACCCTTCGTTGTGGAACTGCAAAGTCATGTGACTGGGGTAGCCAGTCTGGAGCAAGAGTGA